From the Drechmeria coniospora strain ARSEF 6962 chromosome 02, whole genome shotgun sequence genome, the window ACTTGGTGAAGTCCCGAGACGCAGCATCTGCGGTTGTGAGGGAGCGAAACACGAtgcaggaggccgaggttGAGAAGCTCAGGGTCCGGGTCGAGCACGCGCAGAAGGATCGAGACAATTGGAGAAACAAGGCGTTAAGCAATTCATCGGAAGAAGAAGAGATGCTACGGGTGAGCCGACCAAGTTTCTGCCCGTCCGTTGCGATGGGGGCTAACGAACCGGATGCAGACTTTTGCGTTGTGCACGATTTGCCGCAACAACTTCAAGAACACGGCTCTGAAGACGTGTGGACACCTCTTTTGCAACAAATGTGTGGAGGATCGCATCAGCAACCGGATGCGCAAGTGTCCGACCTGCTCGCGCGCATTCGACAAGATGGACGTCATGCCTGTTCATCACTAATACCTCTTGCACAACAATGCTTCAACGTTCTGCTTGGCTATTGACGAGCTTTTCCAGCTCTCGGTGATATTTTTGAAAGCTAGCTGATGATACAAATGGGAGCGTTTGTCACGATGGACGGACGTGCTGCGTGGAATAGACATGAATATCGGCGTCTCGCAAGCCGGGACATGGTTATCTGTGCGCCAGTCCGACTTCACCATGCGGGCGTTGTACTTATAGGAGCCGGGGGTGGTATCGAAGTCTGACTTGACAACGTGTAAATGCTACAAAGGGTCATTGCGAGCCGCGATTTTTCGAGGCAAGGGGACACGACGGCGTTTGGGTGGTTGGATAACGGAGAGGACTCttcagcggcgacggcttgACATTTGCGCCGGGTATGGTATGCCGACACTTGATTCGGGTGCGTTTTCTGCACCAGCACTATTGAATTGAACCGCCAACTACTCTTTGTTCATCTGCGACGTGTCGAGCCAAACCCTGTACTCTCGTGACGAGTGCCGCTGGCGCTTGGCCCGGATGACGACGGGATCTGTCTGCTTCCCCAGCCGTTCCCGCCGTAGTCGGTGCGTTCCCTGCCGTTGTCCCGGCTTCTGTTCCCAGCCATGTAaccggcggcagcaccgcCTGCCAAGCCGGTCCAGAAGCCCGGAGTCCAACGAGACTGCCCAGCAGAATAGGGCTTCGAGTAGGGCGGAGGGgggtcaccgtcgtcgtcgccgccgccgccccagCCCCCTCCACCACCCCAGCCTCCTCCGTATCTTCGGTTGACGCGTCTCGGCGCATGATTGTTTGCGTAGCAGGCAGAGTATATGATccagccgaggacggcaacgaAGATGGCGACAAAAAGCCAGGCCGACAAATCGGTGCCGCCTTCCCCGTCGCTAAAGAGCCCGCCGTGCGGATTGGCAATGTGAGGGTAGCTGGCCTCCCCCCTTTCGGTCAGGAGAAGCCTGTACTCGACACCGCAGCTCCCCTTCAGAACGTAAGGGTCGTTCGGCGACGAGTATCCTTCGCATACAACGTCGGTGCTGCCGAGCTTGAGCTCGACGGGAAGATTGGCGGTACAACTCCACTCGATGTCCTCGCTGCCGTAGGAGGAGCCCTGGTTGGTGCAACGCATGACATCGATGTCGTAGAGGGCACATATGTCCTTTTGGGATATGCATTTTAGCTGGGGGACGGCGGAGAGGCGACGGTGCGTGGTCTGGGCCCCATGACCACGCAGGGTGAGGGACTGGACTTCGGAGAGGAGAATTGCATTTTTagagcgggcggcggcgagaaagGGGAGGGTGAGAGAGAAGACAAGGGGAACGATGTCGCCGCGCATGCTGCGCTGCGTCGGCGGGGTGTTGCTGGAGATGTCGAGGATCGATGGCACTCGGGTGGCCTAGGCAGCAGGAGGGTAGAGGAGGGTGATCACTCCCCGTAGATGCAGGGGAACTCGGAGAATTAGCTATGGGGCATGTCAAGAGGCCCGCTGATGGATGCGACTGCAAGAGTAGTGCGTGGTTGAGGACACGATGTCCAAGGCAACATTCAGCCGGAGACGTTGGAGACGTTGAGGTTACATTCAACTATTTTTATCCGATTATCGGATGGTTCCGATACGGAGCCTGCTGTTGGGGCCTGCTGTGGGACTTGGCACATGATTGGTGATTGGTGTGGCTGACGCGCGTTTCTGTGGCGGAATTCCGCCTCCGAGGCTGGAACCAGTTCGATTGCTCTGGAAGGGTGTGGAAGGTGGTTCGCCTGGAGCTCGACGAAGCGGTATGATGCATTGTAGGACGTTTTCCGAAATAGTCATGATGGGACCAGAAATCCTCCACGCAAAATTTCGCACCTGCTGTGCTCGTGCTCATAGTGAGCGGGCTACGAAACCAAGGAAGCAACGACACCGGAACGTCCCAGGGCATATAATGAAATATAGAGATATGCAACGCATCACGCATGTGCAGCACACAATAGTAGATTTCACCAACCAAAATGCCCAGCGTACGTACATGAGTGAGGTGCATGGCGTATTTGAAAGCACGAGGACTGCATCGTCTGGTCTGGTTGATAGGAAGGTTTGAATAGACATGCGAGCGGAGAAATATAgactccaagtacagtacgtttgACAGTACAAGCGCGGCTAGGTGTATTTAAACTGcatcatgtacggagtacggagtacatgtatgttaTTAGTACTCCTTGCCAGCGAACTACAGTACTAAGGGTGTGGAAGTTGGGGATGTACAGGGTATCGGGcaattacagagtactatTGAATGGAGATTCACTACTAGTGCAGCAAACTGTAGGTGGAGGTGCGCAACTCCAGCCAAGGTGTGGACAGAGGATCTCCGGCGGGATTCAGCTTCTGGTGGAGAGCAGGTACCCGAGAAAAATAACCCGACACCCTTCCATTGCACAAGTCTGAGGCTGCGACGGTAGGATGACGCTTGGATGGTGCTTGGATGACGCCCGCTTGGGGGGGAGGGTTCGCGGCCAATGCAGCGAAGAGCAGCTGGATTGCACCCATTGCTGCCTGGTCGCATGAATATTCCTGAGAGCTGTGGACAGTGATCCAGACCCATGTACACTGAGGGGCCGTCGGAAGAAAGTAAATGACGAGCGAGAAAAAAGGCATGCATGAGAGACACGCTGCGTACGTGTGCTACTCTTGACGCCGCAGATGAGATGCAGCAGCCTGGATGGTGGGGCAAGGGGTAGTGATCTGGTCCGAcaggcaacagcaacaacaagaCGCACAAGTACCGAGAAAGGAAAACAGGTAGGTGCACGgagttcatgtacttacttacagcgaGTAGGTGCGTAGGAGAGTCGAAGACAGGCATCATCGCCTTCGTGTCTTACCCAGGAAGCGAACCATGTTGACTTTGCCTGCCGAGGCGACGCGACAGGGACAGAAGGCGAGCTAGCGAGCTAGCGGCCGAAGACCTGCAGCTGGTGGGTGCCAGCGCCCCACCGCTGGAACGACCGTGTTGCGCGGATTGGGCTCCCTGGACGGTGGGCTTTCGGCTTCGGGCTCGGACAACTGCAACAGCCCGTCAGTCGTCCGACGAGTCGCGAAGGGCGAGCCAGAAGGTTTTCTCCCCCTTGGGAGGCGGACCATGCTGATGAGTGACTCagagcggcgacgaaggcgtCAATGTGTTGTGCTGCACCACGGCACCTCGCATCCGACGAAAGACGGATAGGTGGATGGAAATAAATGCAGCGCAAGCCTTGGTTGCGATGCAGGCCTTCCTCGTACAGGCGCTGTTGGTGCCATCTGGTGCTCATGAGCACGGCGAGCGGATGCTACCTCGCTGCACCAGggtagtacagtacagtacctacgtAATACCTGGACGATTGTGCTCAGGCTTGCTTGGTGACTGAAACGACGGCTTTCGGGGGCAACTGTCCCCGTGGCGCCGTGCGGCCGTTCCGCGACCTGCAGATTAACGTACCCGGAcccttgtacttgtacttgtacatctaAGTAGATgcgtgcggagtacggggtgTTATTCTGTACGTACCCTTACAACTCCCCGAACGTGTACACGTAAGCACTCGCTACTCTGGCAAGttctccgtaagtactccgtacaccatgtacagtgtacagtacttattatGTACCCATAATTACCTGTCCAACGTCACTCACTCTGCTCAttatgtacttgctggtgCTAGTTCACGAGTTCCCTTGTCGAGAAATGCCATCCAACCACCAGCATGCTGTACTCTGCATGCCGGTTTCTAGTTCGAGTGGAGATGTGTTATCCGCAACTGCAGACATGAACGTACAGACGTGCCAATCCAGGCGCCGTCACACAATGGGCGGAGTATGTTATCGCGTGTTCGTTCTCATGCGCGCCCATCGGGATCGGGTAACATGTCCAAAGCATGAGATTGTGCACACGACAAATGCGCCCTTCCCGTCAGGCGCGCGGTCAGATTTCCATCAGCAGGATTGATTTCGGCCGCGTCTCTAGAGCACCCTCCGCGGTAGGCCTATTCCGACGTGAAGTCTTGCCGGGTGCTGCGAGCAGTTGTTGTCGGCACCCGTAGGACGAGctctgcacatgcacacctcCTTGTGCTTGactggtaggtgtacaagtaattacgaATGCTCGGATGGAAAGGAGTCATGTCGGAGTGAATCATCGCCGGCCGGGCTTGGCCTCCATCTGTCCCCGCCCGGATCCGCGTGGTGGGGCGCATCGGTAGCCCCACATCCATGTACAGCTACGGGCGCCCGTCGATTCGCCACTGGTCCTTGCGGTTTGGGCATCGAGGCGGCACGTATAGGTACCTCGAAGTAAGGCAGAGGAAACTAGCCGTCCTATCCGTCATGCCTGTCTCCACGTGGCTGACGAGCGCCCGTTTGGAACTTGggcggcaggaggaggaaacAAAAAGCAAAATATTCACCGGATTACGAGAATTGCCCACCTACCTAATTTGGGCACGAGTATTGcatcatgtacatgtacatgtacatcaccggcatgtacatgtacacctctGCGTACGGTGCGCGTGCGTGCACAAGTGCCTGCGGCCAACGGACAGGGTGATGACGAGTGAAGACTACGAATGGTTGGTACCGATGCCGAGCACAGCACATCCGTACAATTTCCTGGCGAACGGGTACACCTACGGCGAGGGCCCCGATCATCCCTCGCGGAGTTTCAGTCTCCCGAGGCCGACGGGATTCTACCTGGTAACCCACCCCCCGGGAGCCGACACCacacgcaagtacgtacgAGTTGGCGTTGTATCGGTACGAGAGCgccatgtaccggtactcgTCCACGTACCAGCAATCGCCCACTCGCACGGGGTTCGGAATTCGATACCGGGCCCGTTTACTTTGCAGCACGTCCGCGAAGACACTAATATATTCATAATCATTCATCGTCGCGCTCGGCGAAGCTTCGTTTCTCCCTCccagcctcctcctccgcccccTCCTCCTTTGACAAGCGTTTGCTTGAACTCCATCTCCGTCCAGGCGGACGACTGCCGACCAACCTAGGTACGACGAGTGGCGAGGTACCCCCAAGTTCCTCGCGCCTGCCTTCCTTCTCGTCGATCGCCGCTCCGGTCGCTCTTTACGATCGAAGCTGCATTCCATCCGATCCTTCCATCTTACAACCACACAGGCCAAAACACGCAATCCCAACCTCATCTTTCACCCCATCCTCTGCCGCAACGAGACCGAAAATGGCGGCCGAGCCTTCGGAAAAGGCGACGCCggtccatgacggcgacgcctcggcgccgacgtcgagtcgCAGCGTCGACAACGACTCCTCGGACGATGGCTCCCAAGAGAAGGAAAAGCAAGCCGACAAGCTGGcgctcgccaaggccgacacCAAAGTCGCGGCACCGcagccgccggccgacgaccccGACGAGCCCTACCGCCATCTTCCCCCTCACCAAGCCCAGATCCTCAAGCGGCAGGTCTTCACGCCGACGCTGAAGAAGGGCTTCGGCGACATCTACCGCTACTCGTCACGCAACGACGTgctcatcctcatcgtctCGGCCATCTGCGCCATCGCCTCGGGCGCCGCCCTGCCGCTCATGACGGTCATCTTCGGCAACCTCCAGGACACGTTCCAGCAGTACTTCTACTCGGGAGGCCAGATGACGTACGACGACTTCATCAGCGAGATGACCAAGTACGTGCTCTACTTTGTCTacctcgccatcggcgagtTCGTCGTCACCTACATCTGCACCGTCGGCTTCATCTACGTCGGCGAGCACATCAGCGCCAAGATTCGCGAGCACTACCTCCAAAGCTGCATGCGTCAGAACATTGGCTTCTTCGAcaagctcggcgccggcgaggtcaCGACGCGCATCACCTCGGACACCAACCTCATCCAGGACGGCATCTCGGAAAAGGTATCTCtgacgctcgccgccatcgccaccttCGTCACGGCCTTCGTCATCGGTTTCATCAGCTACTGGAAGCTGACGCTGATCCTCTCCTCCACcgtcttcgccctcgtcttcaacatcggcgccggctccaGCTACATGCTCAAGAACAACAAGTTCAGCCTCGAGTCGTACGCCCAGGGCggcagcctcgccgacgaggtcatcAGCTCCATCCGCAACACCGTCGCCTTCGGTACACAGGACCGCCTGGCCAAGCAGTACGACAAGCacctcgccaaggccgagcaCTACGGCTTCCGCATGAAgagcgccatggccgtcatggtGGCCGGCATGATGCTCATCCTCTTCCTCAACTACGGCCTCGCCTTCTGGCAGGGCAGCAAGTTCCTCATCGAGGGCATCATTCCCCTCTCCAAGGTGCTCATCATCATGATGGCCGTCATGATCGGCGCCTTCAACCTCGGCAACGTGACCCCCAACATCCAGGCCTTCACCacggccctcgccgccgccgccaagatCTTCAACACCATCGATCGCGAGTCGCCGCTCGACCCGTCCGACGACAAGGGTGACAGGGTTGAGAACCTGCAGGGCGACATCCGCCTCGAGCACATCCGCCACATTTACCCGTCGAGgcccgaggtcgtcgtcatggaCGACGTGAGCCTCGTCATTCCCgccggcaagacgacggCACTCGTCGGCGCTTCGGGCTCCGGCAAGagcaccatcgtcggcctcgtcgagcgctTCTACGACCCCGTCGAGGGCTCCGTctacctcgacggcaaggacatCAGCACCCTGAACCTCAAGTGGCTCCGACAGCAGATGTCGTTGGTGAGCCAGGAACCGACGCTCTTCGGGACCACCATCTTCAACAACATTCGCCACGGCCTGATCGGGACCAagcacgagggcgagggcgaggagaagcAGCGGGAGCTCGTTGTCGAAGCCGCCATCAAGGCCAACGCCCACGACTTCATCACCTCGCTGCCCGAAGGGTACGAGACCAACGTCGGCGAACGAGGCTTCCTGCTGTCCGGGGGCCAAAAGCAGCGCATTGCCATCGCGCGCGCTGTCGTGTCCGATCCCAAGAGTAAGCCGAGCCGCCCGAACCATGGCCGATGCCCGACGTTGACCGCGTGCTGACCGTTGCAGTTTTGCTGCTTGACGAGGCCACCTCGGCTCTTGACACCAAATCCGAAGGCGTCGTCCAGGCAGCCTTGGAAacggcggccgccggccggaCGACCATCACCATCGCTCATCGCCTCTCCACCATCCGGGATGCCCACAACATTGTCGTCATGTCCGACGGCCGCATCGTGGAGCAAGGCACCCACGACGAGCTCCTGGAGAAGAAGTCGGCCTACTGGAACCTCGTGTCGGCCCAGCacatcgccaccgccgaaaccatgacggccgaggaggaggaggagctcaacaggaaggaggaggagcttcTGGTTCGCAAAATGTCCAACAAGGAGGGCGGCTACGTCGCCGACCCggacgacgacatcgccgccAAGCTGGGCCGCACCTCGACCCAAAAGTCTGCCTCGAGCGTTGCGCTGCAACGGGGCACCCCGGAAGAGACGAAAAAGTACGGCGTCTGGACGCTGATGAAAGTCATCATGTCGTTTAACAAGCCCGAGTGGCAGCTGATGGTCATCGGTCTCGTCTTCTCCGCCAtttgcggcggcggcaacccTGTATCGGCAGGtaagcccccccccccccccttttccCTCTCCCGCCTCGCGCTGTGTGCTCACTCGCCCCTCGCTTAGTCTTCTTCGCCAAGCAGATTACCATCCTTTCGCAACCCGTGACGCCCTCCAACAGCGAGCAAATCAAGGAAGACTCGGACTTTTGGAGCGCCATGTACGTGATGCTCGCCTTTGTCCAGTTCATCTCCTTTTCCGTTCAGGGCATCGCCTTTGCGAGGTGTTCCGAGCGTCTCGTCCACCGCGTCCGAGACCGTGCCTTCAGGGCGATGCTGCGACAGGACGTTTCCTTTTtcgacaaggacgagaaCACGGCCGGCGCGTTGACGTCCTTCCTctcgacggagacgacgcacgtcgccggcctttCGGGCGTGACCCTCGGGACGCTGCtcatgatggcgacgacgctcaTCGTCGCCTGCACCGTGTCGCTTGCCATCGGATGGAAGCTCTCGCTCGTGTGCATCTCAACCATTCCCATTCTTCTCGGCTGTGGTTTCTTCCGATTCTGGATGCTCGCCCACTTCCAGCGTCGTTCCAAGAAGGCGtacgcctcgtcggcgacgtttGCCTCGgaggccatctcggccattcgcaccgtcgccgcgctCACGCGGGAGCAAGACGTCCTCAACATGTACAAGGACGCGCTCGCGGTGCAGCAGCGCAACAGCCTGATTTCGGTGCTCAAGTCCAGCGCACTCTACGCCGCCTCCCAGTCTCTgctcttcctcgtcttcgccctcgGCTTCTGGTACGGAGGCACGTTGATTGGCAAGGGCGAATACGACATGTTCCAGTTCTTCCTCTGCTTCATGGCCATCATCTTCGGTGCCCAGTCCGCCGGCACCATCTTCTCGTTCGCGCCGGACATGGGCAAGGCCCACCACGCCGCCCAGGAGCTCAAGGAGCTCTTCGATCGCCAACCGACGATCGACTCGTGGTCGGAGGAAGGCGCCCGTCTCGAGGAGGTCGAAGGCCATATTGAGTTCCGCGACGTGCATTTCCGCTACCCGACCCGACCCCAGCAGCCGGTGCTGCGTGGCCTCAACCTCGCCATTCGGCCCGGCCAGTACGTCGCGCTGGTGGGCGCGTCGGGGTGCGGCAAGAGCACCACCATTGCCCTCTTGGAACGTTTCTACGATcccctggccggcggcgtcttcatcgacggcaaggagatCAGCACGTTGAACGTCAACGACTACCGATCCCACATCGCCCTGGTCAGCCAGGAGCCGACCTTGTACCAAGGGAGCATCCGGGAGAACATTCTCCTGGGCACCGCCAAGGAGGAGGTGTCGGATGAGGACGTGGAGTTCGCCTGTCGTGAGGCCAACATCTACGATTTCATCGTCTCGCTACCCGACGGCTTCAACACCGTCGTCGGGAGCAAGGGCGCCCTGCTCTCGGGCGGCCAGAAGCAGCGGATTGCCATTGCCCGCGCCTTGATACGCGACCCCAGGATTCTACTTTTGGACGAagcgacgtcggccttggaCTCGGAGTCGGAGCACGTCGTGCAGGCGGCCCTGgacaaggcggccaagggacGGACGACGATAGCCGTGGCCCATCGGCTGAGCACGATACAGAAGGCCGACGTCATCTACGTCTTTGATCAGGGCCGAATCGTCGAGGCGGGCACCCACTCGGTGCTGATGAACAAGAACGGGCGATACGCAGAGCTGGTCAATCTACAGAGCCTGGCCAAGCATGGGTAGACAGACGGACGCTTGGACGGTTTGCATTGTGAGCAGGAGACTTGGAAGGATATCCAGGGTGGTCCGTTACGGACTGCCCACTTTTGCATTTTTCTCGGCGTTGGCAGGGATCTAGATAGATCAGGACATCCTTGGTACCGAGGCCCTGCAAGCGTGTCTAATCTCCTCCAGTTTTGGAGGTGGTACAGAATGGGATCGGAATGTTTTCTACATGCACTCTACTCTACTCATGTCCTCGTTGTTCACGGGAGCAGGTCGATGGGCTTTGGGCGACGCGAGTACTGTGGCGGTCGCGCCCTGTAGTAGATGATTGAActcacccatccatccatcatcccATATTCGTCCCATGTGTCCGTTCGACAACCACGCAGAGCCGGCACGGGACGGAGAAAAACAAGGCGCCTGGCGGGCGATGCGTTGCCAGAAATGAGCGCGTTACAGTGTGCCGCGGTCGGTTTTCCGGGCCGTCCGGACGTCGGACGAGTTTGCGTGCAGccatgtacatacatgtgGGGATCGCCACCGGACAGCGGCGGACAAGTGCGAGGAAGCACGAGTACGATGAGGAACAGGTTGCTTCaaccaacgacgacggcttaTTCCAGGCTCGTCATCATTCGTGCGGTGCATCCGGAGGCGTCGTCCGGCGGAGGGATATCCAGCAGGTGTACGTCCaaggtggatggatgggtggggTTGGCGGAGTTGCGCGTGGTGGTGAGGATGCCAATGATTCAGGCCTCAAGGGTGTACGCAGCTTCTCGGTCATCGCGATCCCAAACAAGCTGGATCAACACCATCTGGCACTAGAGGCGGCATGGTGATGATTGACGAGACCCGTGGTAGTGGTGGCGGTGATGTGTTGACGGAGCCAGAAACAGTCAAGACATGAAACACACCCCCGTTCGGGAGTCGGCAGCGGTGGGGGTGAGACACGAGCCGCCACCGGTTCGTCTGGGTCGCCACCAATCCGCAATGTCGCCTTCCTCTGAGACAGATGCTGCAGGTCAACGGCTCATGGTCAACCGCCGATGGAAGTAACCGATTGCTGATCTTGACCGTTGCCGACGAGCAATTCCGTGCAATTCGACGTGCTGCTCGCCATCAGCGCCCACCCGAGACACGAGGCAGCGATGCAGTGGCCACGTATGCTTGCCTGTCGACACGTCACGTTGGGCGATGCCATCAAAGCAGAGCGCCACCCGGGGTCCAGGCAGTTCTTTTCCACCGGAGCGACTCCATTCGGGTAACGGccatcgacgatggcgtATTACTCCCCCTTCCAAGCTCCAATATAACCGTTATAGTGGCTTGGCAGGGGAGCGAGCGAGCTCATTGGGCCGGAGGCCGTGGCGAGTGGCAGGAAACGAGCGAGGGGAGGAGAGTGGCGAAGTGAGGTGAAGAATCCAAACGACCGGAGCCCTTTGAGTTTGTCGATGGAAGTGAGGAAGGGGATAATGTTGGCGAAGCTAGTTGAATTGACTTGCGCAGAGTGGTTGGATACTGTCGAAGACAGAAGACTGCCGCCAGGTAGGACTGCTTAGTACTCGGATAGGTGGCGGTGTGttcacggagtactccgtacttgtaggtgtaaaCGCCTGGCAAGTACGGGGCACCTAGGACAAGTGGCAAGTACGGGGCGCCTAGTATGTACAAGGACTAGTTCAAGTGCGAATCTATAGGTAACTGAGAATCTATAGGCAAGTACGTACCGGTACTACTTGCAGGCGATTGCCTGCAGGCAAGCACCAGGCATACATGCACCTTCCTAAAATAGGTGTTCTTGAAATTTgaattgtacatgtacttgctgtacttcgtacttacGACCACACCTATAATATGTGCCAAGCACAATGGcggtacgaagtacggagtacgtataCTCTACGGAgcagcaagtacgagtacatgcacaaatAGGCGTCTGGCTAATTAACATTGGTACCTTTTCCtgagtacatgcgcatgtgcatgtacagtacttcgtccatgtactccgcgcCTCCCAGGAACgtgtgtacttacagtattcGGCATTctacgagtaagtacatgtactcggtacaagtaacttaagtaagtacgtaagtacaactacttcagtacagtactccgtacagtactgtacttaagttatGTATGTGCACTTAAGTGTACATCTTGGTACATAagaataagtacttacttaggtaggaACGACCATTGCTGCCGAATATGATGTGCCCGAATACAGACAGGATAGTATTACAAGAACaagcatgtacaactacaagtgAGTGCAAGTAGTGCTTCGTACC encodes:
- a CDS encoding DUF1183 domain protein; translated protein: MHLTHATRVPSILDISSNTPPTQRSMRGDIVPLVFSLTLPFLAAARSKNAILLSEVQSLTLRGHGAQTTHRRLSAVPQLKCISQKDICALYDIDVMRCTNQGSSYGSEDIEWSCTANLPVELKLGSTDVVCEGYSSPNDPYVLKGSCGVEYRLLLTERGEASYPHIANPHGGLFSDGEGGTDLSAWLFVAIFVAVLGWIIYSACYANNHAPRRVNRRYGGGWGGGGGWGGGGDDDGDPPPPYSKPYSAGQSRWTPGFWTGLAGGAAAGYMAGNRSRDNGRERTDYGGNGWGSRQIPSSSGPSASGTRHESTGFGSTRRR